The following coding sequences lie in one Anguilla rostrata isolate EN2019 chromosome 8, ASM1855537v3, whole genome shotgun sequence genomic window:
- the LOC135261333 gene encoding leucine-rich repeat transmembrane neuronal protein 4 isoform X4: MGSLMQGRWLMVPLLLQAWLLASPSSVRERPCPQSCRCDGKIVYCESNAFRDVPKNVSSGCQGLSLRYNSLVSLRAGQFSGLSQLIWLYLDHNYINSVDSQAFQGVRRLKELILSSNKITQLQNATFHAVPNLRNLDLSYNKLQGLQPNQFQGLRKLLSLHIRSNSLKSVPVRVFQDCRNLEFLDLGYNRLRSLTRNAFAGLLKLTELHLEHNQFSKINFSHFPRLYNLRALYLQWNRIRSISQGLTWTWTSLQKLDLSGNDLQIVDASIYQCLPNLQTLNLDSNKLSNVSQDAVVAWISLTTISLAGNVWDCSPSICPLVAWLRNFKGNKETTMICAGPKEVQGEKVMDAVETYSICKITPAPAISTPSTLPSTPSKAERFPIPTLSRVGEGLSQGSLPSPTPSGATSTIPEQFEHVSFHKIIAGSVALFLSVAMILLVIYVSWKRYPSSMKQLQQHSMVRKRRKKVRETERTLNSPLQEYYVDYKPTNSETMDVLVNGTGSCTYTISGSRECEV; the protein is encoded by the exons ATGG GATCCCTGATGCAAGGCAGGTGGCTAATGGTGCCACTGCTGTTGCAGGCCTGGCTGTTAGCATCTCCAAGCAGTGTCCGTGAGCGTCCGTGTCCTCAGAGCTGTCGCTGCGATGGGAAGATAGTCTACTGCGAGTCCAACGCTTTTCGTGACGTGCCAAAGAACGTCTCCAGTGGGTGCCAGGGCCTGTCTCTGCGTTACAACAGCCTGGTGAGCCTCAGGGCTGGGCAGTTTTCTGGTCTCAGCCAACTCATCTGGCTCTACCTGGACCATAACTACATCAATTCCGTGGACAGTCAAGCCTTCCAAGGTGTACGGAGGCTCAAGGAGCTGATCCTGAGCTCCAACAAGATCACGCAACTCCAAAATGCAACTTTCCACGCTGTGCCGAACTTACGCAATCTTGACCTGTCATACAACAAGCTGCAGGGCCTTCAGCCTAACCAGTTCCAGGGCCTGCGCAAGTTGCTCAGTCTCCACATTCGCTCAAATTCCCTGAAAAGCGTTCCTGTACGAGTCTTTCAGGACTGTCGCAACCTAGAATTTCTGGATCTGGGCTACAACCGATTACGTAGCCTCACTCGTAATGCTTTTGCAGGACTGCTTAAACTGACGGAGCTTCACTTAGAACACAACCAGTTCTCCAAAATCAACTTCTCACACTTTCCACGCCTCTACAACCTGCGAGCACTGTACCTGCAGTGGAACCGTATCCGGTCAATCAGTCAGGGTCTCACCTGGACCTGGACCTCTTTGCAAAAACTAGACCTCTCTGGAAATGACCTGCAGATTGTGGACGCCAGCATCTACCAGTGCCTGCCTAACCTACAGACACTCAATCTGGACTCCAACAAGCTCAGCAATGTGTCTCAGGACGCAGTGGTTGCCTGGATCTCCTTGACCACCATCAGCCTGGCAGGCAATGTATGGGATTGCAGTCCCAGcatctgccccctagtggcctgGTTGAGGAATTTCAAGGGAAACAAGGAGACCACCATGATTTGTGCTGGACCTAAGGAGGTCCAGGGGGAGAAGGTGATGGACGCTGTGGAAACTTACAGTATCTGCAAAATCACTCCGGCCCCTGCTATCTCAACACCATCCACTCTTCCAAGCACTCCTTCCAAAGCTGAACGTTTTCCCATTCCCACTTTATCAAGAGTGGGTGAGGGGCTTTCCCAGGGTAGTTTACCCAGCCCCACACCCTCAGGGGCCACCTCAACCATCCCAGAGCAGTTTGAGCACGTTTCATTCCACAAAATAATTGCTGGGAGCGTGGCACTCTTCCTGTCAGTGGCCATGATACTGCTGGTGATCTATGTGTCATGGAAGCGCTACCCCAGCAGCAtgaagcagctgcagcagcactcCATGGTCCGCAAGCGCAGGAAAAAGGTGCGGGAGACAGAACGCACCCTCAACTCCCCCCTGCAGGAGTATTATGTGGACTACAAACCCACAAACTCTGAGACCATGGACGTGCTGGTCAATGGGACAGGCTCCTGCACCTACACCATCTCGGGCTCCAGAGAATGTGAGGTATGA